A window of Micromonospora sp. WMMC415 genomic DNA:
GCCTCCCGACCGGCCCCGGCGCCAACGGACACGGTGCGAACGGACACGGTCCGACCGGGCACGGTGCGAACGGACACGGTCCACCGGGGCACACGGCCAACGGACACGACGGCGCCGGCCGGACGGACGGGGCGGACCGGTGAGCGGGCCGCTGGTGATCGTCGGTGACGCGCTGCTGGACCGCGACGTCGCCGGCACCGTCAGCCGGGTCTGCCCGGACGCCCCGGTGCCGGTGCTGGACGAGCGGTCGGCGACCGACCGGCCCGGCGGCGCGGGCCTCGCCGCGCTGCTCGCCGCCGCGCAGGGCACCGAGGTCGCCCTGGTGACCGCCCTCGCCGACGACCCGGCCGGGGCCCGCGTGGCGGAACTGCTCACGGCCGCCGGGGTGCGCGTCTACCCGCTGCGGATGCCGGGCGCCACGCCCGAGAAGATCCGGTTGCGGGCGGGCGGCCAGACACTGCTGCGGCTGGACCGGGGCGGCGAGCCGACGGCACCGGCCGAACCGCCCGAGGCGGCCCTGGCGGTCATCGCCGCCGCCGGAGGCGTCCTCGCCAGCGACTACGGACGCGGCGTGCTGCGGCAGCCGGCGCTGCGGGCCGCGCTGGCGGCGGCGTCCGCCCCGGTGGTGTGGGACCCCCATCCGAAGGGGCCGGCGGCCGTGCCGGGCGCCCGGCTCGTCACGCCGAACCTGGTCGAGCTGCGCCAGCTCACCGGCGACGCCGGTGCCAGCCCGGCGCTGTCGACCGCCACCCGGGCCGGGCACGAGCTGCGGCGGCGTTGGCGCGTCGGTGCGGTGGCGGTGACGACCGGCGCGGAGGGCGCGGTGCTGTGCCACTCCGGCAGCACCCCGCTGGTCGTGCCGCCGCCCTCCCCGGTGGCGAAGGTCGAGGACACCTGCGGTGCCGGGGACCGGTTCGCCGTGGCGGCCGCCGCCGCTCTCGCCGGCGGGGCGCTGGTCTCCGAGGCGGTCGGCGAGGCCGTCGCCGCCGCGTCGGCGTACGTGGCGGCGGGTGGCGCCGCCGGACTGCACCGC
This region includes:
- a CDS encoding PfkB family carbohydrate kinase, which produces MSGPLVIVGDALLDRDVAGTVSRVCPDAPVPVLDERSATDRPGGAGLAALLAAAQGTEVALVTALADDPAGARVAELLTAAGVRVYPLRMPGATPEKIRLRAGGQTLLRLDRGGEPTAPAEPPEAALAVIAAAGGVLASDYGRGVLRQPALRAALAAASAPVVWDPHPKGPAAVPGARLVTPNLVELRQLTGDAGASPALSTATRAGHELRRRWRVGAVAVTTGAEGAVLCHSGSTPLVVPPPSPVAKVEDTCGAGDRFAVAAAAALAGGALVSEAVGEAVAAASAYVAAGGAAGLHREPERPVRPEPGPAEQVVARVRADGGTVVATGGCFDILHAGHVATLQAARRLGDVLVVCLNSDRSVRGLKGPERPLNTETDRAALLSALDCVDTVVVFDEPTPHAVLSRLRPDIWVKGGDYAGDGAPELPEAELVRGWGGRIVTVPYLAGRSTTATITAARQRGDRLIKGAA